From a single Terribacillus sp. DMT04 genomic region:
- a CDS encoding class A sortase — translation MKKYMKWLAWISIITLFLIGGYNIYLGQRASDEYKELNRDSHDALEQALKEPQAEPVVLLPTENKDNDEDDGNLKSIKVVEDSTSGIVAIPSLKIELAIFEGASDEHLNRGAATVLPGDVMGEGNYTLAAHNMKDKSLFFSRIEQLEDGDEVYTTDSNKIYKFVVTEKRTIHETEVNILNDRGLNEITLLTCESSDDTYRTAVIAELVQTVGYNKDMWEKLNS, via the coding sequence ATGAAGAAGTATATGAAATGGTTGGCATGGATAAGCATTATAACTCTGTTTCTAATAGGAGGATATAATATCTATCTTGGCCAACGGGCGAGTGATGAATATAAGGAACTCAACCGAGATAGTCATGATGCCCTGGAACAAGCTCTGAAAGAACCGCAGGCTGAACCAGTGGTCTTACTGCCCACAGAGAATAAAGATAATGATGAAGATGATGGTAACTTAAAAAGTATCAAAGTTGTTGAAGATTCTACGTCAGGAATTGTAGCAATTCCTTCTTTGAAGATTGAGTTAGCTATATTCGAAGGAGCTTCTGATGAACACTTAAACAGAGGAGCTGCTACAGTACTTCCAGGAGACGTTATGGGAGAGGGGAATTACACACTCGCTGCTCATAATATGAAAGACAAATCGTTGTTCTTTAGCCGCATAGAGCAGTTAGAAGACGGTGATGAAGTATACACCACTGATTCCAATAAAATCTATAAGTTTGTAGTAACCGAAAAGAGAACTATTCACGAAACAGAAGTAAATATTTTAAACGATCGAGGTCTTAATGAAATTACCCTTCTAACTTGTGAAAGTTCTGATGATACATACAGAACAGCGGTTATTGCTGAACTTGTTCAGACAGTAGGATACAACAAAGATATGTGGGAAAAATTAAACTCATAA